From Micromonospora auratinigra:
ATCCGGTACGCCCCGGCGTACCCGCTGTCGGTGACCCCGGCCTCGCTGACGTACCCGGTCAGGCCCGGGCCCGGACCGGCGACCACGGCGACCGTCACGGCGACCGCCCCGGCCACCGTGCAGCCGGCGGCGGCCGACGCCGCGGCGGCCCGGACGACGGCGAGGTCAGCCACGCCCGTGCGGCGTGGTCCAGCCCGAGGTGTCCGGGCCCAGCGGCACGATCCGGGTCGGGTTGATCGCCTCGTGGGTGGCGTAGTAGTGCCGCTTGATGTGGTCGAAGTCCACCGTCTCGCCGAAGCCCGGGGTCTGGAACAGGTCCCGGGCGTACGCCCACAGCACCGGCAGCTCGGTCAGCTTCTGCCGGTTGCACTTGAAGTGCCCGTGGTACGCCACGTCGAAGCGGACCAGGGTGGTGAAGAGCCGCACGTCCGCCTCGGTGATCGCGTCGCCCATCAGGTAGCGCTGCCCGGCCAGCCGCTCCGACAACGCGTCCAGCCGGGCGAACAGCGCGGTGTACGCCTCGTCGTACGCCTGCTGCGAGGTGGCGAAGCCGCACCGGTAGACCCCGTTGTTCACGTCCCGGTGGATCTCGGCCATCAGCGCGTCCAGCTCCGGGCGCAGCGCGACCGGGTAGAGGTCCGGCGCGTCCGGGGCGTGGAACCGCCGCCACTCGGTGGAGAGGTCCAGGGTGAGCTGCGGGTAGTCGTTGGTGACCACGCGGCCGGTCAGCGTGTCCACCAGCGCCGGCACGGTCACCCGGCCGCTGTAGTCCGGGTCGGTGGCCAGGTACGCCTCGGAGAGGAAGCCGATGCCCAGCGCCGGGTCGAAGCCGTCCGGGTCGAGGGTGAACCGCCAGCCCCGCTCGTCGCGGATCGGGTCGACGGTGCCCAGCGAGATCACCTCGTCCAGGCCGAGCAGCCCGCGCACGATCCGCGCCCGGTGCGCCCACGGGCAGGCCCGGCACCAGATCAACCGGTACCGGCCGGCCTCCAGCGGCCAGCGCCCCGCCTCGTCCGGGCCGCCGCCCTCCGGTGAGGTGGAGTGCGGGGTGACCCGACCGGTGAACCGGTTGGGTTGCCGGACGAACTCGCCGCCGCCGGCGGTCTCTGCGCTGAACTGGGCCCGGGTCATGCCGTCAACCTATCCGCCGCCGGCCTGGATATCCTGGCGCCGGGCGTCCCCGTGACCCGGCGGGCGACCCGCCGCCAGCCCCTTCCCACCCCCGAAGGACGTGCGCCCGATGAGCGTGGCCTACCTCGTTTCCGGAGTCCGTACCCCGATCGGCCGGTACGCCGGCGCCCTCGCCGGGGTACGCCCCGACGACCTGGCCGCGCACGTGCTGCGCGAGCTGGTCGCCCGCCACCCGGCGGTGGACTGGGCCCGCACCGACGACGTGCTGCTGGGCTGCGCCAACCAGGCCGGTGAGGACAACCGCAACGTGGCCCGGATGGCGGCCCTGCTCGCCGGCCTGCCCGAGGAGGTCCCCGGCAGCACGGTCAACCGGCTCTGCGGCTCGGGCCTGGACGCCCTGGCCACCGCCGCCCGGTCCATCGTGGCCGGCGAGGCCGACCTGGTGGTGGCCGGCGGGGTGGAGAGCATGAGCCGGGCGCCCTTCGTCATGCCGAAGGCGACCACCCCGTTCTCCCGCACCGCCGAGGTGTACGACACCACCATCGGCTGGCGGCTGGTCAACCCGCTGATGCAGAAGGCGTGGGGCATCGACTCGATGCCGGAGACGGCCGAGAACGTGGCCGCTCAGTACGGCATCGACCGGGTCGCGCAGGACGAGTTCGCGCTCCGCTCCCAGCAGCGCACCGCCAAGGCGCAGGCGGACGGCCGGTTCGCCGAGGAGATCGTGCCGGTGACCGTGCCCGCCGGCCGGCGCGAGACGAAGCTGGTGGAGACCGACGAGCACCCCCGGGAGACCTCCCTGGAGAAGCTCGCCGCGCTGCCCACCCCGTTCCGCGACGGTGGCACGGTGACCGCCGGCAACTCCTCCGGCGTCAACGACGGCGCGGTGGCCCTGCTGGTCGCCTCCGCGGCGGCCGTCGAGCGGTACGGCCTGACCCCGCTCGCCCGGGTGACCGGCGCGGCGGCGGCCGGCGTACCGCCCCGGATCATGGGGATCGGGCCGGTGCCGGCCACCCGCAAGCTGCTCGACCGGCACGGCCTGGGCCTGGCCGACCTCGACGTGATCGAGCTGAACGAGGCGTTCGCCGCGCAGTCCGTGGCGGTGCTGCGCGAGCTGGGCCTGCCCGAGGACGCCGAGCACGTCAACCCGAACGGCGGGGCGATCGCGCTGGGTCACCCGCTCGGCGCCAGCGGTGCCCGGCTGGCGCTGACCGCCGCGCTGGAGCTGCGCCGCCGGGGTGGCCGGCGTGCGCTGGCCACCATGTGCGTCGGCGTCGGGCAGGGCATCTCGCTGCTGCTGGAGTCGGCCGCCTGATCCCGTCCCGTGGCTCCCGGGCGGTTCCCGCACGACGAACGGAACCGTCCGGGTGTCCCACCGGCACAAGTGGATCTCCCGTTGGTGGGCGTACGCGCATAGAGTGGTGTGGACCACACGTACGCGGTGACGACCTGGGGGACCGAGCATGCCGACGCCGGAAGGAATTCCCGCCGAGATCGACCTGAGCCGGCCCAGCGCGGCCCGGGTCTACGACTACTTCCTCGGGGGCGCGCACAACTTCGAGATCGACCGGCAGCTCGCCGAGCAGATCGCGTCGATGACCCCGAACCTGGCCGCCACCATGCGCTCCGGCCGGGAGTTCCTGCGCCGGGCCGTACGGGTGCTGCTCGACGCCGGCATCGACCAGTTCCTGGACATCGGCTCCGGCATCCCCACCGTCGGCAACGTGCACGAGGTGGCCCAGGCGGCGAACCCGGCCGCCCGGATCGTCTACGTCGACATCGACCCGGTGGCGGTGGCGCACAGCCGCGAGATCCTCGCCGACAACGACCGGGCCGTCGCCGTGCACGGCGACCTGCGCGAGCCCAAGCTGATCCTGGACCAGGCGAAGGCCAGCGGCCTGATCGACTTCGACCGGCCGGTGGGCATCCTGCTCGCCGGGGTGGTGCACTTCATCCCCGACGTCGACCGGCCGGCCGACATCCTGGCCACCCTGCGCGCCGCCGCCGCGCCGGGCAGCTTCCTGGTCATCTCGCACTCGACCTTCGAGGACCAGCCGCAGGAGATGCTGGACGCGCAGCGGCTGTCGGCGCGTACCGCCACCGAGATCACGCTGCGCTCCCGCGCCGAGATCACCGGCTACTTCGGCGACTGGACCGTCCTCGAACCGGGCGTGGTGCACATGCCGTTGTGGCGACCCGACTCCCCGTCGGACGTCGACGAGCACCCCGAGCGGTTCGGGGCGTTCGGCGGCGTCGCCCGGTACGACCGAGCCGCCGGCTGAGCCGACATGCGCGCCCCGGACCCCGACGGGGGCGGCTTCAGCCGGCCGGGCGCCCAGGCGTACGCCGCCGAGTGGGCCCGTGCCGTGCGCCGCATCGGATTCGTGCCGCTCAGCGCGGCGGAGACCGAGCGCCTGCTGCTGGTGCACACGGTGCGACTCGGGCAGGTCCTGCTCGCCCCCGCGTTCTCCGCCAGGGCGGCGGAGGACGTGGGGCGGGCGCTGGTGGAGGCGCACCTCACCGAGCCGGGGGTGCTGGACTGGTCGGTCCAGGCCCTCGGTGACCGCTTCCTGCCCTGGGTGGTGCCCGCCCACCCGGAGCTGCCCGAGGCCGAGGAGCGGATCGCCGCGCTGCAGGGGGCGCTGGCCGCCGGCTTCGCCCGGGCGCTGCGCGACCGTACCTTCAGCCAGCAGGAGCGGATCGCCCGCTCGGCCTGGCAGGCCCGCGACGCGGTCGAGCAGGCCCTGCGGGACAGTGAGGCGCGGTTCCGCGCGGTCTTCACCGGCGCCGCCATCGGGATCGGCATCGCTGCCATCGACGGCACCATCCTGGAGGTCAACCAGTCCTTCGCGGACATGCTCGGCTACACCGCCGACGAGCTGCACGAGATCAACGTGGCCGCGCTGTTCCACGCCGACGACGCGGCCGGCATGTGGGAGCTCTACCAGGAGCTGATCGAGGGCAAGCACGACAGCGCCCGGGTGGAGAAGCGGTACCACCGCAAGGACGGCAGCGTCGTCTGGACCGACCTCGCCGTCTCCCTGATCCGCTACGACGACGGCCGCCCCCGGTTCACCGTCGCGATGATCGAGGACATCACCGAGCGGTACGAGCTTCAGCAGCGGTTGCGCTTCCAGGCGCTGCACGACCCGCTCACCGGGCTGCCCAACCGGACCCTGTTCTTCGAGACGCTGGAGCGGCTCTTCGGCGCGGCCGGCCGGGAACAGCGGATCGGGCTCTGCTTCATCGACCTGGACGGCTTCAAGGCGATCAACGACAGCCTCGGGCACGACCTCGGCGACCGGCTGCTCAAGGTGATCGGCCGCCGGCTGGCCGACTGTGTCGCCGGTCGGGGTCACCTGGTGGCCCGGATGGGCGGCGACGAGTTCGTCATCCTGGTCGACTCCGGCGGCGGCCTGGACGACGCGGTGGAGGTGGCCGAGCTGGCGCTGGCCGCGGTCTCCGCCCCGGTGCACGTCGGCGACCAGCAGCTGGCCGTGTCGGCGAGCATCGGCATCGTGGACTGCCCGGCGGTGGAGACCAGCGCCTCCGAGCTGATGAAGGCCGCCGACACCACCCTCTACTGGGCGAAGGCCGAGGGGCGCGGCCGCTGGGCGGTCTACGACCCGGAACGCAGCGCCGCCGACATCGCCCGGTCGGCGCTGGCCGCCGGGCTGCCCGCCGCCCTGGACCGGGGCGAGTTCGTGCTGCACTACCAGCCGATCGTGTCGCTGCTCGACGGGTCGATGACCGCCGTGGAGGCGCTGGTCCGCTGGCAGCACCCCGAGCTGGGCCTGATCGGGCCGGACCGGTTCATCGGGCTGGCCGAGGAGACCGGGCTGATCGTCCGGCTCGGCGCCTGGGTGCTCCGGCAGGCGTGCCGGGACGCCGAGGGCTGGCGGCGCGCGTTCCCGGGGACCGGGCTGGTGGTCAGCGTCAACCTGGCCGCCCGGCAGGCCGACGACCCGGCGATCGTGGAGACCGTGGCCGAGGCGTTGCAGCACACCGGGCTGCCGGCGGAGCTGCTGCAACTGGAGCTGACCGAGAGCGCCGTGATGGGCGCCGCCGGGGAGCCGCTGCGTTCCCTGCGCCAGCTCGCCGGGCTCGGCGTACGGCTGGCGATCGACGATTTCGGCACCGGGTACTCGAACCTGGCGTACCTGCGCCGGCTGCCGATCCACAGCCTGAAGCTGGCCGGCCCGTTCGTGGAGGGCATCCGCGCCGACGGTCCCGACGTCGCCGACCACCGCGACGAGCGGATCGTCGACGCGCTCGTCCGGTTGGCGCACGCGCTGGAACTCTGGGTGACCGCCGAGGCGGTGGAGACCGAGTTGCAGGCCGAGCGGTTGCGGGCGCTGCGCTGCGACACCGGGCAGGGCCGCTTCTTCGGCGCCCCGATGCCCGCCGCGCACATCCGCGCCCGGCTGGCGGCCCGACCCGGGCCCGTCGTCGACGCCGCCGCGGTCGACGGGAACGCCGGTCCGGGCGGCGAGGCACAGGAGGAGACGCGGTGAGTCTGAGCGACACGCAGGCGGTGGTCTCGGTGGTCGCCGCGCTGGCGATCCTGGCCGGGCTGGCCGGGGTGGTGGTGCCCGGGCTGCCGGCGCTGCCGCTCTGCTGGGGCGGCGTGCTGGTCTGGGCGCTCTTCGGCCAGGCCGGCCCGGGCCGCTGGGCGGTGCTGGCCGCCGCCACGGTGGTCGCGGCCGGCGGCACGGTGGTCAAGTACGCCTGGCCGGGGCGCAACCTCAAGCGCGTCGGGGTGCCCACCTCGTCGCTGCTCGCCGGGGGCCTGCTCGGCCTGGTCGGCTTCTTCGTGATCCCGGTGGTCGGTCTGCCGATCGGCTTCGTGGGCGGCATCTGGGGCGCCGAGCGGCTGCGGCTGGGCAGCAACCAGCTCGCCTGGCCGGCCACCGTGCAGGCGGTCAAGGCGGCCGGGCTGTCCATGCTGGTCGAGTTCCTGGCCGGGGTGGTCGTCGCCGGGCTCTGGGTCGCCGGCCTGCTCTTCGCCTGAACCCCGGCACTCGCCGGGACGAGGGCGGCGGGACGACGGCGGCGGCGGTTAGGGTCGGGGCGTGCGGATCACAGTCCTGGGCGGCCTCGGCGCCTGGCCCACCGCCGAGCAGGCGTGCTCCGGGTTCCTCGTCGAGCACGACGGCTTCCGGATGCTGATCGACCCCGGCTACGCCACCCTGCAACCGCTGCTGGCCCGGATACCGGCGGCGCGGGTGGACGCCGTCTACGTCAGCCACGGCCACCCGGACCACTGCGCCGACCTGCAACCATTGCTGCGCGCCCGGGTGCTCGCCGACCGGTCCGGACCGCCGCTGCCCGTGCACGCGCCGGCCGGCAGCCTGGACCGCCTGCTCGCCGTCGACGAGCCGGGCCTGGTGGAGCCGGCGTACGCGGCGCGGCCCTTCGCGCCGGGCGACTCCTTCCCGATCGGGCCGTTCGCCGTGACGACCTGGTCGTTGCCGCACTGGGTGCCGAACGCCGGGGCCCGGTTCACCGGGCCGGGCGGCGTGCTGGCGCACACCGGGGACACCGGGCCCAGCCCGGACCTGGTCGACCTGGCCCGCGACGCGGACCTGCTGATCGCCGAGGCGACCTACCCGGTGGCGGTGCCGGACCGGCACGCGGGCAACCTGTCCAGCGCCGCCGAGGTGGGCCGGTACGCGAGCGCGGCCGGGGCACGGCGAGTGCTGCTCACCCACCTGTGGCCGGGCACCGATCCCGCCCTGGCGCTGGCCGCCACGCGGCAGGCGTACGCCGGCCCGGTCGAGGTCGCGCGGCCGGGCCTGGTGTGTGGGATCGGCGTCTGACGGGCCGGGCGTGCCGGCGCGCCGGGACGGGCTGCGGTCAGCTCGCGCCGGTGCCGTGGTGCAGCCAGTGCCGTAGCTCCGCCGGCGCCAGGGCGGCCAGCCGCCGCTGGTAGTGGGCCTCGTCCGCGGCGGTGAGGAGGTCCCGCCACTGCCCGGTGGTCCCGCTGTGGAAGAAGCGGTCAGGGTCGGCGAAGAGGCCGAGCCCCTCGTCCGGCGCGAGCCGGTCCGCCCGGCCCCGCATCTCGCTGAACGTCGCCGCCCGGACCAGGTCCGGCCAGCGGCACTCGGGTACGTCGATGCCCAGCCGCCCGGCGAGCCGGCGCATCTGGCCCGCCAGGTCGCGGGAGAGGTCGGCGTAGTGCAGCAGCACCACCTGCTCGTCGTGGCGGCGATCCCAGGCGTCGGCGAGGTGTTGGACCAGCCCTGCGAGGTCCTCGTCGAGCCACTGCAACACCCGCAGCCGCGGGTCGCTCGGGCGGGGCGGGCGGGGTCGGTCCGGGGCCGGTCCGGCGGGCGGGAGCAGTCGGCGGATCACCGCGTCGTCCAGGTTGCCGCGATGGTGGCTCATCGACACGGCCACGTCGCGCGGGTCGCGGCCCACCACCAGGTACGTAACGCCAGGCGCGACGGGCAGGCCGTCGAGCGGGGTGTGGGTCTTGATGAACCGGCGATGGGTCTGCCGGTCGAGGACGTGCCGCACCTCGTCGAGAGGGCGCAGGCGCATGTCCAGCCAGGGGGAGAGGGCGGTGAGCGGGGCGGGCAGCTCGGGACCGCCGAAGATCAACAGAGCGCAGATCATCTGCGCCCAGGTGGTGCCGCACTTGGACGGGGTGCTCAGCACGATGTCGTCCGGCCGGAACGGGAAACCGTCCCACCGGCTGCTGTCGCTGATTCCGCTGACGTGGCGCTGCGGGGCAGGCATCGTCGCACGGTAGCCGGGGAGGCGGCGGCGCGGGGCGTCCGGGGGTACGGCGGAACGCCGTACGTGAGTGAGAGAGAGGTGGACGCCCCGCGCCGTCGCGGGACCGGACGTTGCCGAGCGCCCGGTGTCGGCCCGTCGCGATCGGGCCTGGTCACAGGCACCAGAATGCCCGTGCCGCGCGGTCGGGGCAACGCGATTTCGGCTGCCCGACGTATTGACCACCCTTGATCGTCGGGCGGACACTGCGAGCACTCGTACCGGGGAACCACCTCGAGGAGGTGTGCAGTGGCCACGACGCCCGCGCCGACCGCCGAGCAGCCGATGGACGACGACGCCCGACGACTCGCCGAACTCGGCTACCACCAGGAGCTGCACCGTACGTGGAGCGGCTTCTCCAACTTCGCCATCTCGTTCTCGATCATCTCGATCCTGGCCGGCTGCTTCACCACGTTCGGCCAGGCGTGGAACAACGGCGGCCCGGTGGCCGTCTCCTGGGGCTGGCCGCTGATCTCGCTGTTCATCCTGATCATCGGCTTCTGCATGGCCGAGCTGGTCTCGGCGTACCCGACGGCGGGCGGGATCTACTGGTGGGCGGCGACCATGGGCCGGCCGGTGCACGGCTGGTTCACCGGCTGGCTCAACCTGATCGGGCTGGTCGCGGTGACCGCCTCGGTCGACTACGGCTGCGCCACCTTCCTCAACCTGACGCTGTCCGCGCTCTTCGACGGCTGGGCCGGCACCGGGCATCAGACGTTCGGGCTGTTCGTGGTGATCCTGGCCCTGCACGGGCTGATCAACATCTATGGGCACCACGTCATCGACGTACTCCAGAACGTCTCGGTCTGGTGGCACGTGGCCGGCGCGGCCGCGGTGGTGCTGATCCTGGTGCTGGTCCCGGACCGGCACCAGAGCTTCCAGTTCGTCTTCACCGAGCGGTTCGACAACTCCGGCTTCGGCGACGGCGACACCGGCGGGCTGACGTTCTGGTTCTACGTGCTGCCGCTGGGCTTCCTGCTGACCCAGTACACGATCACCGGCTTCGACGCCTGCGCGCACGTGTCGGAGGAGACCCGGGGCGCGTCCAAGGCCGCCGCCCAGGGGCTCTGGCGGTCGATCTTCTACTCGGCGGTGGGTGGCTGGATCCTGCTGCTCGCCTTCCTCTTCGCCGCCACCGACGTGGACGCGATCAACAAGGCGGGCGGCTTCTCCGGGGCGATCTTCGAGACCGCGTTGACCCCGTTCTTCTTCAAGGCGGTCATCATCATCTCCACCATCGGCCAGTTCTTCTGCGGGATGAGCTGCGTGACCTCGATGTCGCGGATGGCGTACGCGTTCAGCCGGGACCGCGCGGTGCCCGGCTGGCGGCTCTGGTCCCGGGTGGACCGCAACGGCACCCCGCGACACGCGATCATCGGGGCGACCCTGGCCGGGCTGGTGCTGACCCTGCCGGCGCTCTACCAGAAGGCCGGCGTACCGGTCGCCTTCTACGCGGTGGTCTCCGTCGCGGTGATCGGGCTCTACCTGTCCTTCCTCATCCCGATCTTCCTGCGGCTGCGGATGGGCGACCGGTTCGTCCCCGGCCCGTGGACGCTGGGCTGGCGCTACAAGCTGCTCGGCTGGATCGCGGTGGTGGAGATCGCGATCATCTCGGTCTACTTCGTGCTGCCGATCGTGCCGGCCGGGGTGCCCGGCAACGGCCGGTTCTCCTGGTCTGCGGTGAACTACGCGCCGCTCGCCGTCGGCGGCGTGCTGCTCGGCGTGGCGATCTGGTGGTACGCCTCGGCCCGGAAGTGGTTCACCGGCCCCCGCCGGACCGTCGACCTGCCGGCGCAGCGCACCGCCGGGGACGGGGCGGTGGTGGACGACCCGGCCTGACCCGTCCGGCGCCGCTGCCGCCACGTCGGGCGATCCGGTCGGCAGAATTCCCGGGGGCGGTGTCGATCCGCGCGCCGCTCGTTCGACGTGTGGGTGCGCAGGGCCGGACGTGGCCCCGCCGGAGGAGGAGAACGCGATGTCGAAGTACATGCTGATCATGCGGGGCACCGACGAGTCGAACGCGGCCATGCTGGCGTCGATCGACGAAGCGATGGCCGCCACCGGCCGGTTCATCGAGGAGATGCTCCAGGCCGGGGTGCTCCTCGCGGCCGAAGGGCTGGACGATCCGGCCCGGGGCGTCGTGGTCCACTTCGGCGGCGGGACCCCGGTGGTCACGGACGGGCCGTACGGGGAGACCCGGGAGCTGTTCGGCGGCTACTTCCTGCTCGACGTCGCCTCGCAGCAGGAGGCCGTCGAGTGGGCCACCCGGATGCCGGCGGTCCCCGGGTCCATGATCGAGGTCCGTCGGGTGGCCGAGAGCGACGAGGTCCCGCAGGCCGCCGAGCGGACCGTGCCGGAGCGGGTCGGGAGCCAGAGCGACGGCCGGATCTGATGGGCGCCGCCGACGTCGAGGCCGTCTGGCGGATCGAGTCGGCCCGGATCGTCGCGGCGCTGACCCGGTTCACCGGCGACGTCGGGCTGGCCGAGGACGCCACCCAGGAGGCGGTGGCCGAGGCGTTGGTGACCTGGCCGCGCGCCTCCCCGGCCAATCCGGCCGGCTGGCTGATGGCCACCGCCCGGCGGCGGGCGATCGACGCGATCCGCCGCCGGGCCGCCCTGCGCGACCGGTACGCCCTGCTGGCGGTCGACCCGCCGGTCACCGAGGACGTCGACCCCGACCCGATCGGCGACGACGTGCTGGCGTTGATGTTCGTCAGCTGCCACCCGGTGCTCTCCCCGCCGGCCCGGGTGGCGCTGACCCTGCGGGTGGTCGGTGGCCTGACCAGCGAGGAGATCGCCCGCGCGTTCCTGGTGTCCGTGCCGACCGTGCAGGCCCGCATCACCCGGGCCAAGAAGGCGATCGCCGCCGCCGGGGTGCCGTTCGAGCTGCCGGCGGCCGACGAGCGCCGGGAACGGCTGGCCGGCGTCCTCGGCGTCGTCCACGCGATCTTCACCGAGGGCTCGACGGCCACCTCCGGCGACCGGCTGCTGCGCCCCGACCTCGCGGCCGAGGCGATCCGGCTGGCCCGCCTCCTGGCCACGGTGCAGCCGGACGAGCCGGAGGTGCACGGCCTGCTCGCGCTCTGCGAGCTGACCGCGGCGCGCTTCCCGGCCCGGACCGCCCCGGACGGCGCGCCGGTCCTCCTCGACGAGCAGGACCGACGGCGGTGGGACGGCGCGGCGATCCGTCGCGGGCTGGCCGCCCTGACCCGGGCCGCGGCGGGCGGCCTCGGCCCGTACGGGATCCAGGCCGCGATCGCCGCCACCCACGCCGCGGCGCCCTCGGTCGAGTCGACCGACTGGCCCCGGATCGTGCTGCTCTACGAGGCGCTCGGCCGGGTCGCGCCCTCGCCGGTGGTCACCCTCAACCGGGCCGTCGCGGTGGCCATGGCCACCGGCCCGGCACCGGCCCTGGCCATCGTGGACGAGCTGATCGCCGCGGACCGGCTGCCCGGCTCGCACCTGGTCCCGACCGTACGCGGGGAACTGCTGGCCCGGCTCGGCCGGCGACCCGAGGCGCGCGCCGAGCTGGCGCGGGCGGCCCGGCTCTGCGCCAACGAGCGGGAGCGGTCGGTGCTGCTGCGCAAGGCGGCCGCGCTGAGCTGAGCCGACTGTCGGTGGGGCCTGCCATCATCCGGTGATGGATGCCGAAGCTGTCGTACGCGCGTTGTGGGACCGGATGCAGGCCCGCGACTGGGCCGGGGTCGGTGGGCTGCTCGCCGACGACGTGGTGGTGGAGTGGCCGGCCAGCGCCGAGCGGATCGTCGGCCGGGACAACTACGTGAAGATCAACGCCGAGTATCCAGAGGGCTGGTCGATCCGGGTGCTGCGGGTGGTGGCCGCCGGTGACACGGTGGTCTCCGAGGTGGAGGTGCCGCACGAGACCATGGGCGTGCACCGGGTCGCGTCGTTCTGGACCGTGCGCGACGGGACCATCGTCGACGGCCGGGAGTACTGGACGAGCCTCGGCCAGGACCCGTCCCCGCAGTGGCGATCCGCCTGGGTCCAGCCGATCTGACGCCCCGCCGTCCGGCCGACGCCCCGGGCCGTCACGGTGCCGGCGCGCGACGGCGGCCGTCGATGGGTTTGCCGGGGTGCCCGGCGGGGGCATTGACGGTGATCCGGTCTTGGCAGTAGACCTTGGTGATGGAGGCGCGCCGATGAGGAAAGCTCCGCTCACGCTGGAACAGTTGCGCGTCGCCGTCGGCGAGGGCGAGATCGACACGGTGGTGCTCGCGCTGACCGACATGCAGGGCCGCCTGCAGGGCAAGCGGTTCCACGCCCCCTTCTTCCTGGACCAGGTGGTCGCGAACGGCAGCGAGGGCTGCAACTACCTGCTCGCGGTGGACGTCGACATGAACACCGTCGACGGGTACGCGATGTCGAGCTGGGAGCGCGGCTACGGCGACTTCGCGATGCGCCCCGACCTGGACACGCTGCGCCGTACGCCGTGGCAGCCCGGCAGCGCGCTGCTGCTGGCCGACCTGGAGTGGCTGGACGGCTCCGGCCCGGTGATCGCCTCGCCCCGGCAGATCCTGCGCCGGCAGCTCGACCGGCTGGCCGCGCACGGGCTGACCGCGTACGCCGGCACCGAGCTGGAGTTCGTGCTCTACCGCGACTCGTACGAGGAGGCGTGGCGGCGCGGCTACCGCGAGCTGACCCCGGCGAACCAGTACAACGTGGACTACTCGCTGCTCGGCACCGCCCGGGTGGAGCCGCTGCTGCGCCGCATCCGCACCGAGATGGCCGGCGCGGGGCTGACCCCGGAGAGCGCC
This genomic window contains:
- a CDS encoding amino acid permease; this encodes MATTPAPTAEQPMDDDARRLAELGYHQELHRTWSGFSNFAISFSIISILAGCFTTFGQAWNNGGPVAVSWGWPLISLFILIIGFCMAELVSAYPTAGGIYWWAATMGRPVHGWFTGWLNLIGLVAVTASVDYGCATFLNLTLSALFDGWAGTGHQTFGLFVVILALHGLINIYGHHVIDVLQNVSVWWHVAGAAAVVLILVLVPDRHQSFQFVFTERFDNSGFGDGDTGGLTFWFYVLPLGFLLTQYTITGFDACAHVSEETRGASKAAAQGLWRSIFYSAVGGWILLLAFLFAATDVDAINKAGGFSGAIFETALTPFFFKAVIIISTIGQFFCGMSCVTSMSRMAYAFSRDRAVPGWRLWSRVDRNGTPRHAIIGATLAGLVLTLPALYQKAGVPVAFYAVVSVAVIGLYLSFLIPIFLRLRMGDRFVPGPWTLGWRYKLLGWIAVVEIAIISVYFVLPIVPAGVPGNGRFSWSAVNYAPLAVGGVLLGVAIWWYASARKWFTGPRRTVDLPAQRTAGDGAVVDDPA
- a CDS encoding YciI family protein, whose product is MSKYMLIMRGTDESNAAMLASIDEAMAATGRFIEEMLQAGVLLAAEGLDDPARGVVVHFGGGTPVVTDGPYGETRELFGGYFLLDVASQQEAVEWATRMPAVPGSMIEVRRVAESDEVPQAAERTVPERVGSQSDGRI
- a CDS encoding RNA polymerase sigma factor; translated protein: MGAADVEAVWRIESARIVAALTRFTGDVGLAEDATQEAVAEALVTWPRASPANPAGWLMATARRRAIDAIRRRAALRDRYALLAVDPPVTEDVDPDPIGDDVLALMFVSCHPVLSPPARVALTLRVVGGLTSEEIARAFLVSVPTVQARITRAKKAIAAAGVPFELPAADERRERLAGVLGVVHAIFTEGSTATSGDRLLRPDLAAEAIRLARLLATVQPDEPEVHGLLALCELTAARFPARTAPDGAPVLLDEQDRRRWDGAAIRRGLAALTRAAAGGLGPYGIQAAIAATHAAAPSVESTDWPRIVLLYEALGRVAPSPVVTLNRAVAVAMATGPAPALAIVDELIAADRLPGSHLVPTVRGELLARLGRRPEARAELARAARLCANERERSVLLRKAAALS
- a CDS encoding nuclear transport factor 2 family protein encodes the protein MDAEAVVRALWDRMQARDWAGVGGLLADDVVVEWPASAERIVGRDNYVKINAEYPEGWSIRVLRVVAAGDTVVSEVEVPHETMGVHRVASFWTVRDGTIVDGREYWTSLGQDPSPQWRSAWVQPI